The segment ttccatagattcttaacaaactttatttacgacataccaatcacttaatcagttctagctcatcagcttccttcattaaataacgcatgtaaccatttaatgtattctattatagctcagttacaactcggttacaactcagtaaatactaaacttcactcagtagacattcttccttcattaaccgatagcgataaccttagggtttatcgactaggttccttagggtttaccgactaggttctttgcttggtaacatagtatagtattaaccttacaatttacaacatatgtatgatgttaaaacaatctaaacatcatgatctcatcattgtctgacttggtaatagttgcccattgaataccttattcatcatattctttttgtgtcttttaccgacatctttatattcttcaaatcatacttctcaagatatggcaacatcatactgaattagaaaatcaatttcttgacatcaatgacaaaataataatatcaagacagtaaacatccttaattagttatatccataatcatcaacaaccttctcaatatccttattgaaatgccaacaatcttccattgtctgttttAATGCTAAATTGCTAACAACATTGTCAGCCTATCTATTGGGGGcttgttgtcattcatggtggtacaattttaagtgcaatcatatttagtgagcaacataatactctatttattcttgtctctatgcttcgGGGGCAAGAATATTGTCTTCTCTCTTcataaggtttcactatttttactatgaattgcattattcataacttgatgtccttctTTGTATTGAGctatccttcatgtgagcacatgttttttccttggttaggacctattcctttctTGAAACAAAAGATCTtctatgaatgatctctccttagagaagttttgtgatccttcttctatctcactctctctctctttgaatattacctctCCTTTTGCATTGCATTTTTCATAAAATGATTTCCTTTCATACattgagttatccttcatgcgtgtacatgtgtgtcccttgttaggacctattctttgtttgaaatagtacgtctcttatgaataatctctctttagaAGATTGTGTaaatcttctcattgtccttacacttggggggtaaTGATTTATTtatcctcccccctctctctctcctctctaaggatctacttttcctttgtggagtggtgtttgctcatgatttggtgtcattccttttgtgaagttattgttttctcaagaattctctcttatacaagaggtgcaagtccttggctacaatctcttcttcacttggaaatgtatatccaccataaacttacccctcacactgggtcaaaagtgtttcatccttaatcaagaatccctttcacctagcaataggaggaaggtaggaattcttgttctccttcctttcttttggtagaagatgttatgtttgttcaagatatctTCTCTTAggagtagatgtcttttgagaaaagatatcttctcctccaaggatcccctttacacttgttacgatatatctctttttcaactatcttatccttgcttgaagagtttTCCCTCTcgagcttggatttatgacattgttgcctaaaggatatctccttgatgttgaaggtaaggtatccttgtttctatcttccttaagacatcaacataggtctatgttgacatattaaggggggggGGAACCAATATCGCTCCCTTTGTATCATATTGCACTAtacttttgcatatcatttttgcatgtcatAAATGAGGTGTTCTTTCTTGAAACTAGGGTAaaaactcttagagaaagatgtttcACACCCAAAAATAGATGCAACATGTCTTATACGAGGTTACACATCACTGAAACCAAAGAAAAGACTCTTACATGGGATTGCCTTGAAACTAGGCATGCATTTGTCTTAAATGGGGTATTctttctcaaaactagagaaaaaggtcttagagcgagatgcttcacacttgaaactagacacaacatttgaTTCACCACTTGGCATtttcattacatgtcttaaacatgtTGAAGTACACTCAAAATTAAAGAAAAGACTTACACGGGGTGttgtacacttgaaactagacatcactttcACACACACACGAGAATGGGTGGAACTGGCTAAAAAtaactagactattcttactctcctccccacatggatcatCTAGATAAAAACATCAAGGGGCGAGTAATCCATGCTCtctttcatcattcttctcatggatcacctagataaacacatctagcgtgtatccatgctctctcttcttcctctcatgaactcatagttttgctattgatatttcatggatgatgctttcttttccCTTCTATGTAATCACTTGTGTTCGTGAGATggtatttttcaagaatgatattagttgttgagacattttgatatcgaggtctcttcacctagttgacttgaggtcttgtttgttACTCTTAGCTTTTGTTGTATGTCTTttatgtgctcttgcatatgtttgagtgagttaagatcctaaaatTGGCATCTTGGTTACTCAAAATtggtgatatcttatactccttgtgatcttgctccacattcctcatcttcttcatcccactttcttctactttaccatgagtatttgcataagataatactcccgctaaagtgggggctaaatgtagcatcctaaaattgcaccccttgcaattttgaccatattttgggccctcaccttattggtctcatccccatgcttgatcgggacccaTTTATGCCTCCCCTATACAACCAAACTTAATTTTTCTATCTTGCACCTTGCATAGCTATTGATCCTagcctaaattagggcaggaccggggtgccacaccctggtcctccctaatcagaacctattttggcccctaggccctatctcaaatgtgAACGAGAAATTACTTCCCCATGTCGACCTATGTCAGAATTAAACAATTGACGacatgcaagtatataaggaggtattcccctctcattttgatatagtgTCATAAAATACGATCATAAGAGATAGCATGCAAaagtggagaaggcaaggagactacattcaagcattcatcatctagcattcctcaaggctgcatattcctcatccatccattggagcaacattacatcattcatttgcaagcatgtgtgtgtgttagggttttgtcatgttcatgccatttcatacaacatatgtgattacatctaagaagaaaagcatcattatcatctattgcagatctgaaggtatacctttccatcattcaTTTCAATTATTTGTAGTAtatctttcaaggttgattccaaaccaagatttgacttaggcaaatccctattcccaacccctttcttcttctttatgtGTACAGgaagtaggtgcacaactgtatttcTGAAATTAAGATTTATTCGTAGatacaaaaaaacccttttcgacgcgcaGAAAGTTCATAGGTTCAAATGGAGGGCGCCCCTGTCTAGACACATGATCCCTACATATTTTGCTCAATTTTGTAGAgaatctctgaatcatctcaaaattATCAAATCTAGGTGCACGACTGAATCTTgaatctatagctcattgtttctgcCTATTTTGTCTTCAATCCCAACACTTTatctattcaacttacaaaagagggttaattgcaTTCCAATTTAGGATTTAGTCCTTGCATAATTTAGGATTGGATTTAGTAGTTTCATTCCccacttttgaatgtaaagtttttcCCAAGTGAAACTTGAGCTTAGTGATTTCCCCCTCCCAAGTGGCGAATtggctaagctcccaattttccactttacaggagGATGAATTATCCTCAAAATAGTTGATAACATCATCTATATCTTTATGTGTCCACATAATTTTATTGCACTTTGTCTCCCATCCATGATGTTAATGAGAATTTATAGCAACATCCATTATTTTTGTGCTTTCAATTATAATTTGTGTTATCATGAGGTGGGATAGCTAAAATGTCACTATAATTTGAGTCAATTACATTTAGACTCAAATGCCTCAAGGTAAATGGGTCcttatattttattctttttttaaaacttttccTCTTTCTTTCTATCACAATGCCTAAAAAAGATGTCGATTAATATATGTTTATAAAAACTTTTAATTAATTGAGCTATAAGTTATAATAGAAACCACATAGAATACTTCTATGTAAGAGTGTGTAATGTGCAACCacttttttacatatatttttgttATAATCTAGGTAGTGTAAAAAGTCTAGtttcttttgaaataaattattttgaaaaaaatagtgGTAAAAGATTTATAAGAAGGACAAAGAGTAAATCATGGTCATTATATAAATATACAAACACATTCGtatgaaattttttaattctatCTAAACTATCGACATTGTAATAGTTTCACATTAAGATAGAGGATTTATGTGCTCTCATAGAAATTGACACAAACATAAAAAATCAACTTATAAGTAGGAAATATAAGAAGATTAATACTTATAGATCTTACTTAGTGGATTATGGTTAAATCAACATGGTTTCCATGTCCATAAAAGATAAGGAAATGACTATTTATGGGTGAATTCCCCCTAGAATTGatttgaaaaaaatgatgaaagaaattcaagaataaCTCTTTGGCCACCCAAGAATATGGTTGTTCTATCATTTAGGCCTTTGGTTCACAATTGGCAAAATGAGTTTTGAATATCTGTTTTCCTTGAAAAAATAGAACCCTTGTCTGTTGTGACTAGATGCATTAATACAACACAATAATGTTATATATTTTCTACTTCTTGATAAAATATGTGTCATGATTATACTATCCAAGTTTTCCATTAGTCACATCATATTAATTTTTCTTATTTGAACACCAATTTTATCATACTTCCATATCCTAGTTGGTCCCTACTGATTTTCATTATATATTTTTTCTGAGTTGTCATAAAAATATACCATAATGTTTGACAATAACATCATTGTTCTATCTCTATCTATACTCTCAATAGTCCTTATTGTCAATTTTAGATAATATTTAAAAAACTCAAATGTCACCACGATTTACTTCATTTAAGCCATTCTTGAAAGAATATTTCTTTGTTTGATATAGGTCATCCAAAAATAAATTCAATTGAATAAACTCAAGTCCACAACCagctagaattttttttttccacTCAACTACTTTTATATCTGCTTCTGTATAGATAAAATAGTTGGCGGCCTCTTTCTTTTTATTGTTATAAATATTGCTAGTCAGCGTGTCAAATTGCTAGAAGGTACTCCTCATTGTTTTTCTACTTCGCAAAATAGTTGATAACATCATCTATATCTTTGTGTGTCCACACAATTTTATTGCACTTTGTCTTCTATCCTTGATGTTAATGATAATTTATAGCAATATCCATTATTTTTGTGCTTTCAATTATAATATGTGCCATCATGAGGTGGGATAGCTAAAATGTCACTATAATTTGAGTCAATTACATTTATATTCAAATGCCTCAAGGTATATGGGTCCTTatacttcattttttttttaacttttcctCTTTCTTGGTATCACGATGCCTAAAAAATATGTCGATTAATAtatgtttataaaaatatttaataattgagCTATAAGTTATAATAGAAACCATATAGAATACTTCTATGTTATATTGTGTAGTGTGCAACCACTTTTTTACATGTTTTTCTTATAACCTAGGTAGTGTAAAAAATCTAGtttcttttgaaataaattattttgaaaaaattaGTTGTAGAAGATTTATAAGAATGACAAAGAGTAAATCAAATTAACATTATATAAATATACAAGCACATATTCGTAGGAAAAAAATCAATTCTATCTAAACTATTAACATTGCCATAGTTTCACATTAAGATAGAGGATTTATGTATTCCCATAGAAATTGACACAAACATAAAAAGTCAACTTGTCTACATTACTTCTAGAGAGCTACTTAAATAAATGATCAACTATATATTGAAATACTACTTGATTAATGTTTTCTTGAATATCctatttatttgttttatatatCTTATCTTGTGATTATAAGAATATTATTTTATAGTTTAGCAATAATGATAGTTGTCAATAATACTTGAATTACAACCACTAGTATAAGAAATTCAATTGTAAACCTTATTATGGGTAGAAGCATTTTTCCAAATTAATGCTACTCCATCTATCATATTTCTCAGATGTGATACAATAATTttgttaaaataataaaaatatatataacatgTCATATTTCAACCTTGATTACAACTAGCATCACTTATTGAGTAAAATAAAAGACCATTTTCATCTATAAAGGCTAAAGTATtgatatcatgcctatcaaatcgtATGATTAAAGTAAGTTTATTTtcttctacatacatacatacatacatacacatgtacatatacatatataccatacacacacatatacacacaaacacacatacacacacatacacatatacacacatacacatatacacacatacacatacatatgtaattTCTACCAACTACATGTTCCCATCCATCAAATAATAATTTAACACAAAAAGGTCCAAATGAGTATTATTGCATTACATATATAAAGAATTCAAGTCCTTCATGAATTTACACAATGTTTTCTATGAATTGAGTGTCCTTACTTTCAATATGTACAATATGTgttatttttacataaataaaataaCTTTGAATGGGTCAAAGTGCTATGCTAATAATTGTCTAACATAAAGCTCTTGGTAAACATATTATTGTTAAATTTCCATCCCTTGCCCACATTACACATATTGTTATATTATGTTCCTAAAATCTAGTTACACACAAGGAGCCATTTATTAAAAATATTCACCTCATACATACTTGACTAGTCATGGCCTATAACTAGACATTTtagtaattattttttaaattattttatgaagcAATTTAAAGAGTTTACCTTAGTAGATCACAAACAATTATGGCTTTCAAACAATCCCTTAGATTACATTTCATTAAGATATTATGTTAAATAGTTAACATGTCTAGCCAATGGatagttttcattaaaaaattcTATCAAAAAAATTTCATACCCAACTTACAATTCTAGTAGGATAACCTTTCACAATTTACAAATTCTTCATAATAAAATCCCTGGCATATCAAATCTTTTGATTATTTTGTCTTTCCAATTCATCACATTATTGTTATCAACACAATAAACATATTAGAAGTGAGCCTTAACCATTTATGCAtttgaatatttaatatttgattttcaaattttgagCACTTGACCTTCATACATTAAATAATTGCAATTAATTGTTTTTGTATAGTCTATAATTTTTATCATAGACTAAACATTATCTATTACTTGTGTATGAAGGTTAAGTATTCAAAAACATAAATTGAATACATTTGGTTTATAATTTGTGTAGAAATTGATGTGATTGTACGAGTGTATTATTCTCCATATTTAGTGTAACAAAATTAAACTTTTAATTATATAACTTGAGTTAAAATATaatgaagaaataaataaaatacctagaaaaaaattgtaaatattagaaaatgcaagaacCTTAGGTATAATATTCTTTATAGATACATAGTGAAATTGTCAATGGCATATATTGtagattaattttataatttttttcttcttattttttaaaaaatgtttgatTGTAGATTCGAAATCATGATTTTTTATTGGATAAGAGGTGATGGTGTGGATTGGTAGGGGAAATTATAAAATTTGGTGTACTAAATATTTAGTAGTTGAAGTCTCCAATTTGAACACTTATTGTATCTATGAGAGATGAGATATCCATGAGAAATAAGAGGCTTTATTTATGTCAAGTTGGGAATAAATTTAACTATTGAAGGACGAGAAGTTGAACAATTGTATATTATCTATTAAAACCAAGAATGTAGTGATTTGACAATTTTATTCATGTGTTTGAATACATTACTTGTGAGATTGTACAATGtataataaattattttagtaTAGTTTTTAAATATTTCCAAAGGAAATTTCAGTTGTTATGAATAACAATGTATTTTGTTTCACATGGAATATGCAATGGATCAGAAATGATTATTTTTTTGGTATTGCTTTGGGTAGTTACACAGATTTTAGTGTATCAATGACATATGTAAAGTTTTAGTGTATCAATGACATATGTAAAATTTTAGTGTATCAATGACATATGTAAAGTTATGGTGTATCAATGACgtgtaaaatatatttaaaaataattaattacatgatacttattataataaaaaataaataattattgataTTTATTCTTTTAGTATTGACTTAGACACTTATATTGATTTTGGTGTATCAATGACATATGTAAAATTTTAGTATATCAATGAAATATGTAAAATTTTAATATatcaatatattttattaataaattaaatatgacAATATTAGAACATGTTTTAACTATGAATCCTCAATCCTCTCCCCCATGGGATTTtactatttcattaaaaaattcacGAAGCAAGCGACACATTTACTATTGAATTATTGTATTGTGCATATAATATTTTATGTGCATAAGTTGAACATCGCTTAGCTTCCATCAACATCATGATTAGGTAGCAAACGAATTCAATATGCACCCTGCTGACACGAGCATTCAACACAGAATTATAAACTATTAACAACCACTCAACTCTTGCCGATGCGTTCACACTTACGCACTAGTTGAACTCTTCGCGTTCTATAAAACCTCTGTGCAGACAAACATCTCTGTATTGGTTTTCTGCTTGATTTTTCTAAGCTTCGCTTTCTTTATCCTGAATGGAGAACAGTGCAACAAGCCGCAGTGGAGCAGCAGGATGGTTGACGTATGTGCTGGTTCCCAGGCTCACTTGTAATGGGCGCAAATTATATAGCTTAAGGAGTTTTCAGGAAGATGATAATATCTGTACATGGCAGCAGCACTTGACGATTGTAGTTGTTGCTCTGGTTTTTGCAGTAATCATCTCCTGGTGGAATCCTGGTGGGTGTGCGTGGGCTGGAATGAATAAAAAGAGGAAGAAGATTCCAGGGCCCAGAGGATTGCCCATAATCGGAAGTCTAATGGAAATGAGTGGCGGTCATGCTCACCGTAAGCTTGCTCACTTGGCGGCTACTCACGAGGCCAAAAAGCTGATGGCCTTCAGCTTGGGCTCAACTCGCTCAGTCATAACGTCCGATCCAGAAGTGGCCAGGGAGCTCTTGAGCTCTCCTCACTTTGCGGATAGGCCTCTCAAACAATCTGCCCAGCAGCTCATGTTTGAGAGGGCAATAGGCTTTGCACCCAACGGTGACTACTGGAGGATGCTGCGTAGGATTTCAGCTGCTCATCTCTTTAGTCCGCGGAGAATCGCAGCGCACGAAGCCAGGCGTCAGACGGACTGCCTGAAAATGTTATCTGATATACGGAGTGAGTGGATGTGCAAAGGCGCCGTCAGCCTCCGTCGACATCTCCAAATGGCGGCGCTCAATAACATTATGGGTTGTGTGTTTGGCACAAGGGTGGATGGAGAGGGAGAAGGTAGAGAGGTgagggagatggtggaggaggggTTTGAACTGCTGGGGGCATTTAATTGGGCCGATCATCTTCCCTGGCTGCGACCGCTTGACCCTCTGCGAGTCCACGTCCGCTGCGCTCGGCTCGTACCTCGCGTTAGGGCTTTTGTTCAGAATATCATAAACCAACATCGACAGTGTCCTGTGCCGAGGGACACAGCCGATTCAGATTTCGTGGATGTGCTGCTTTCCCTTCAAGGACACGATCAGCTCCACGACGACGACATTATTGCAGTTCTTTGGGTAACCACTCTTCATCCTcgtatttttaaaaaatcaaaacccCAGTAAAACCCATAAATATTTGATTTAATAATTTTTGTTTCATACAGGAGATGATATTCCGAGGCACAGACACCGTGGCTCTAGTTACAGAGTGGACCATGGCGGAGTTGGTACTGAATGAAGAAATACAAGGGCGAGCTCAGGCAGAGTTGGAGGCTGTGGTAGGGCGGGATAGAAGCGTGCGGGATGAGGACATTGCAAAGCTCCCATACCTGCAAGCCGTTGTTAAAGAGAGTTTGAGAATGCATCCACCTGGACCTTTGCTGTCATGGGCGCGTTTATGCACGGAGGACGTTGACATAGCAGAGGGGATGCATGTCCCGGCGGGGACGACGGCCATGGTGAACATGTGGTCCATCACTCACGACCCTAAGATTTGGGACTCACCTCATGAATTCCGGCCAGAGAGATTTGTTGCAGAGAAAGTGGATGTTCGGGGTAATGACTTGAGGCTTGCGCCCTTCGGTGCAGGTAGGCGAGTCTGTCCAGGAAAAGCTCTGGGCCTCACCACCGTTCATCTCTGGGTGGCAAAACTGCTCCACCATTACAGGTGGGTTCCTTCTCCTCAACACCCAGTAGATCTCACTGAGATTCTCAAGTTGTCCTCCCAAATGGCCACGCCACTTACTGCAATTCCGGCCGTCAGATTCCCTTGCTAATAGTCATGTCAAATACGCAATTAGGTTTTGAGGTTAGTAATAAGGGATTATAGTTATGTTAACTTTGCAATTAGGTTTGGAAGCTACGCTCTTATCATATTATTCTTTCAGGAGTTTACCGTGACAGTAGTCTGGTCGTGGTTTGCCAAAAAAATGAAATTCTACTGCACATTGAGCAGATATAGTAGATATCCCAGGTGTTAGTTTGTTAATAAGAATTCGACGATTGTTATTTACAGAAGTTTGTGAGAGAACTATCCATTCGAAACAGAGTCGTTCACTGTACAGACATaatgtttataaatttattttattttactaccTCCGATGTTATCACTTGCTACTTGTATTGTCATGATAATTCGGTTACCAATGTGTTTTATTTGTCTGCCAATTCCTCGTCTTCTACCAATAAATTTTGACATCTGTGAGCTGCTTTAAGGaggattttaaaatttgatttgataATGATTAAACAATACTTCTTTTCCAAAAGGCTTAATGTTATTCTCAAGACACGTTCAGAATCGGGGATTATCAAGAATTAATGTCACGTTTCCCTTCGAAAGATGGACATCAAGAACCAATCAAATGCTTATCGATTCCTTTGACTTGAAGGCTAAGTTTCCCGGGGAGAACATCACAACACAAtactaaataatttattttagcgatcataaatttaaaaaataacctTTAGAATAATTTATTTTAGTCAAATATAtttgagtttttgtttttgattatatAAGCAGGGAGAAGGCCTGAACCTATGAAACAGTAAGATATATTTGAGTTTTTGTTGAATTTA is part of the Cryptomeria japonica chromosome 10, Sugi_1.0, whole genome shotgun sequence genome and harbors:
- the LOC131034311 gene encoding cytochrome P450 78A4-like; translation: MENSATSRSGAAGWLTYVLVPRLTCNGRKLYSLRSFQEDDNICTWQQHLTIVVVALVFAVIISWWNPGGCAWAGMNKKRKKIPGPRGLPIIGSLMEMSGGHAHRKLAHLAATHEAKKLMAFSLGSTRSVITSDPEVARELLSSPHFADRPLKQSAQQLMFERAIGFAPNGDYWRMLRRISAAHLFSPRRIAAHEARRQTDCLKMLSDIRSEWMCKGAVSLRRHLQMAALNNIMGCVFGTRVDGEGEGREVREMVEEGFELLGAFNWADHLPWLRPLDPLRVHVRCARLVPRVRAFVQNIINQHRQCPVPRDTADSDFVDVLLSLQGHDQLHDDDIIAVLWEMIFRGTDTVALVTEWTMAELVLNEEIQGRAQAELEAVVGRDRSVRDEDIAKLPYLQAVVKESLRMHPPGPLLSWARLCTEDVDIAEGMHVPAGTTAMVNMWSITHDPKIWDSPHEFRPERFVAEKVDVRGNDLRLAPFGAGRRVCPGKALGLTTVHLWVAKLLHHYRWVPSPQHPVDLTEILKLSSQMATPLTAIPAVRFPC